One genomic region from Chloroflexota bacterium encodes:
- a CDS encoding SDR family oxidoreductase encodes MRVLVTGHLGYIGTVLTPMLLDAGHAVVGLDTDLYRDCTFGDPDQIADVPRLERDLRDVELDDLAGFDAVLHLAALSNDPLGDLSPTLTDQINHLASVRFAELAREAGVARFVFSSSCSNYGASDGTLLNETADLRPVTPYGMSKVLVERDVGRLASDAFTPVFLRNATAYGMSPRFRFDIVLNNLVAWGHATGRVRLKSDGTPWRPMVHVRDICRAFLTVLDAPRELIHGQAFNVGATGENYQIRDLARIAAEVIPGCAVEFAPGASPDTRNYRVDCDKIRRVLDFSVEWDARRGAGEILDGCRLNGATVADFEGPRYARIAHIRQLLERRVLTPDLRFA; translated from the coding sequence GTGCGCGTTCTCGTCACGGGCCATCTCGGATACATCGGGACCGTCCTCACGCCGATGTTGCTCGACGCCGGGCACGCGGTCGTCGGCCTGGACACCGACCTGTACCGGGACTGCACGTTCGGCGATCCCGACCAGATCGCTGACGTGCCCCGGCTGGAGCGTGACCTTCGGGACGTCGAGCTCGACGACCTCGCCGGCTTCGACGCAGTCCTCCACCTGGCGGCACTCTCGAACGACCCGCTCGGCGACCTGAGCCCCACGCTCACCGACCAGATCAATCATCTCGCCTCCGTCCGGTTCGCGGAACTCGCCCGCGAGGCCGGCGTGGCCCGCTTCGTGTTCTCGTCCTCGTGCAGCAACTACGGGGCTTCCGACGGGACGCTCCTCAATGAGACGGCGGACCTGCGACCGGTCACACCGTATGGGATGTCGAAGGTGCTCGTCGAACGGGACGTCGGGCGCCTGGCGAGCGATGCATTCACGCCCGTCTTCCTCCGCAACGCGACGGCCTACGGGATGTCGCCGCGCTTCCGGTTCGACATCGTCCTCAACAACCTCGTCGCGTGGGGCCATGCGACCGGTCGGGTGCGTCTCAAGAGCGACGGGACGCCGTGGCGGCCGATGGTCCATGTCCGTGACATCTGCCGGGCGTTCCTCACCGTCCTCGACGCGCCGCGCGAGCTGATCCACGGTCAGGCGTTCAACGTCGGCGCCACTGGGGAGAACTACCAGATCCGCGATCTTGCCCGCATCGCCGCCGAGGTGATCCCCGGGTGCGCCGTGGAATTCGCCCCAGGCGCGTCGCCGGACACCCGCAACTACCGCGTCGACTGCGACAAGATCCGACGGGTGCTCGATTTCAGCGTCGAGTGGGACGCTCGACGCGGCGCAGGCGAGATCCTCGACGGTTGTCGCCTCAACGGCGCGACCGTCGCCGATTTCGAGGGCCCGCGCTACGCCCGGATCGCCCACATCCGGCAGCTGCTCGAGCGTAGGGTGCTGACGCCCGATCTACGATTCGCCTGA